One stretch of Synergistes jonesii DNA includes these proteins:
- a CDS encoding thiamine pyrophosphate-binding protein yields MAKDLVSFQLVKFLEARGVDHIFGLCGHTLIAFLDALKESKIRYISVRHEQIAAHAADGYSRGRGCQVPGVVMTHLGPGMTNAATGVAEAGLNSIPMVVIAGDVPTCYFGRHPHQEVNMHSDASQYEIYRPFVKRAWRVDRPELLPEVMDKAFRLAVTGRPGPVLVDIPMDIFEMEVDTRFFEQRIDNFPELPRPALGEKAAEEIAAMLAEAESPVLYPGGGVISSGASQALTELASFLDIPVLYTLMGKGAIPDDDPHAVGMTGFWGTEFNNTLAMNADVIMAVGTRLSEADCSSWYQGETFDIPPTKLIHIDINQEEIGRNFKTEIGAICDAKLALEEILAAAKRKYPAGVKRPETLSRIAEAKKAYRETLVGAQKSEQFPMRPERILKELRDALPRDGFVVADVGWNKNGVGQQFDIYEPGTFVAPGGLCTMGYGPSAALGVKIANPDKKVVALIGDGGMGTNVSPFATAAVDGVAVVWVVMNNCAFGTIAGLEGQHYDHQFGTTFTRGGKPYSPDFAAIGEAYGIRGRRITRACDFKPALEEALASDEPCVIDVRMENAPVVTWGCWNINDMYRRRGEEKPWRQWQWEDVEPWYMKELREQKSKAREASKAVQAGKRLKAPR; encoded by the coding sequence ATGGCGAAAGACCTTGTCTCTTTTCAGCTTGTAAAATTTCTTGAGGCGCGCGGCGTCGATCACATTTTCGGACTCTGCGGGCATACCCTTATCGCTTTTCTCGACGCGCTTAAGGAGAGCAAAATCCGCTACATTTCGGTGCGCCATGAACAGATCGCGGCCCACGCCGCGGACGGCTATTCACGCGGCAGGGGCTGCCAGGTCCCCGGCGTCGTAATGACGCACCTGGGCCCCGGCATGACCAACGCGGCGACGGGCGTAGCCGAGGCCGGGCTCAATTCGATTCCCATGGTCGTCATCGCCGGCGACGTGCCGACCTGCTATTTCGGCCGCCACCCCCATCAGGAGGTGAATATGCACTCTGACGCGAGCCAGTACGAGATATACCGCCCCTTCGTCAAGCGCGCGTGGCGCGTAGACCGCCCCGAGCTGCTGCCCGAGGTGATGGACAAGGCCTTCCGCCTTGCGGTGACCGGCAGGCCCGGCCCCGTGCTCGTCGACATTCCGATGGACATCTTCGAGATGGAGGTCGATACGCGCTTCTTCGAACAGAGGATCGACAACTTCCCCGAGCTGCCGAGGCCGGCGCTCGGCGAAAAGGCTGCGGAAGAGATCGCCGCGATGCTCGCCGAGGCGGAGAGCCCTGTGCTCTATCCGGGCGGCGGCGTGATATCCTCCGGCGCGTCGCAGGCGCTCACGGAGCTCGCCTCCTTCCTCGACATCCCGGTGCTCTACACGCTGATGGGCAAGGGCGCGATTCCCGACGACGATCCGCACGCGGTCGGAATGACCGGCTTCTGGGGGACGGAGTTCAACAACACGCTCGCGATGAACGCCGACGTGATCATGGCGGTAGGCACGCGCCTTTCGGAGGCGGACTGCAGCTCGTGGTATCAGGGCGAGACCTTCGACATCCCGCCGACGAAGCTCATCCACATCGACATCAACCAGGAGGAAATAGGGCGCAACTTCAAGACCGAAATCGGCGCGATATGCGACGCGAAGCTCGCGCTCGAGGAGATACTAGCCGCCGCGAAGAGGAAATACCCGGCCGGCGTGAAGCGCCCCGAGACGCTCAGTCGGATAGCCGAGGCGAAAAAGGCCTACAGAGAAACGCTCGTCGGCGCGCAGAAGTCGGAGCAGTTCCCGATGCGCCCCGAGCGCATACTGAAGGAGCTGCGCGACGCGCTGCCGCGCGACGGCTTTGTCGTCGCCGACGTCGGCTGGAACAAGAACGGCGTCGGGCAGCAGTTCGACATCTACGAGCCGGGGACCTTCGTCGCCCCTGGCGGCCTCTGCACCATGGGCTACGGTCCCTCGGCCGCGCTCGGCGTGAAGATCGCGAATCCCGACAAAAAGGTCGTCGCTCTGATAGGAGACGGCGGCATGGGGACGAACGTCTCGCCCTTCGCCACCGCGGCGGTGGACGGCGTCGCGGTCGTCTGGGTCGTGATGAACAACTGTGCCTTCGGCACGATCGCCGGGCTCGAAGGGCAGCACTACGACCACCAGTTCGGCACGACCTTCACGCGCGGCGGCAAGCCCTACAGCCCGGACTTCGCGGCGATAGGCGAAGCCTACGGCATAAGAGGGCGCAGGATAACCAGGGCCTGCGACTTCAAGCCGGCGCTCGAAGAAGCCCTCGCGTCGGACGAGCCCTGCGTCATCGACGTCCGCATGGAGAACGCCCCGGTCGTAACTTGGGGCTGCTGGAACATAAACGACATGTACCGCAGGCGCGGCGAGGAAAAGCCGTGGCGGCAGTGGCAGTGGGAGGACGTCGAGCCCTGGTACATGAAGGAACTCAGGGAGCAGAAGTCGAAGGCAAGAGAAGCGTCGAAAGCGGTGCAGGCCGGCAAAAGGTTGAAGGCTCCCCGCTGA
- a CDS encoding aldehyde dehydrogenase family protein yields MAHHEVTPEQIEKIEAIYARARAAEKVIENYTQEQVDRMCRCVAWAAGNPKTFQEVCHMGVDESGSGDREGRFGKRHKILGVLRDALREKSVGPIFVDPEKGITKYGKPAGVIASLIPMTNPELTPVVTSIYALKARDVVIFSPHPRTVKTTGRVVQIMRDALAAIGENPDFLQCMEEVNMDLVAEVMKRADLIMATGGHAMCVAAHSSGKPAYCSGGGNATMIYDETCDPEIAARNTRISKTSDFGSGCSADGNIIIYGGLYDRVIEAFKNEGGYLATTEQREALKRAMWDENGKRIVSTVAVAPQALARAAGFEIPADRKFIMVESEGIGPQFKFSGEKLTTLLTVYRYEGEFENALKMMDEIYKVGGRGHSCGIYSWNDDHINRLALRAPVTRIMVRQPQSKANAGSAENGMAMTSSMGCGTWGGNQVSENIALKHYMNYTWVAKPIMKDQPAEDVLFGEFYDPAVTKEQAEI; encoded by the coding sequence ATGGCACATCATGAAGTAACGCCGGAACAGATCGAGAAGATCGAGGCGATCTACGCGAGGGCGAGGGCCGCGGAAAAGGTGATTGAGAACTACACTCAGGAGCAGGTGGACAGAATGTGCCGCTGCGTAGCGTGGGCGGCGGGAAATCCCAAAACGTTCCAGGAGGTCTGCCATATGGGCGTCGACGAGTCCGGCTCGGGCGACAGGGAGGGGCGCTTCGGCAAACGCCACAAGATTCTCGGAGTGCTGCGCGACGCGCTGCGAGAGAAGAGCGTGGGGCCGATCTTCGTAGACCCGGAGAAGGGCATCACGAAGTACGGCAAGCCGGCCGGCGTCATCGCGTCGCTCATTCCGATGACGAACCCCGAGCTGACGCCCGTAGTCACGTCTATATACGCGCTCAAGGCGCGCGACGTCGTCATATTTTCGCCGCATCCGCGCACCGTCAAGACGACCGGCCGCGTCGTGCAGATCATGCGCGACGCGCTCGCGGCCATAGGCGAGAACCCTGATTTCCTGCAGTGCATGGAAGAGGTCAACATGGATCTCGTCGCCGAGGTGATGAAGCGCGCCGACCTCATCATGGCGACCGGCGGGCATGCGATGTGCGTCGCGGCGCACAGCTCCGGCAAGCCGGCCTACTGCTCGGGCGGCGGCAACGCGACTATGATCTACGACGAGACCTGCGACCCGGAGATCGCGGCGCGCAACACGAGGATAAGCAAGACTTCCGACTTCGGCTCCGGCTGCTCGGCGGACGGCAATATCATAATTTACGGAGGGCTCTACGACAGAGTCATAGAGGCTTTCAAAAACGAGGGCGGCTACCTCGCGACTACGGAGCAGAGGGAGGCGCTTAAGAGGGCGATGTGGGACGAGAATGGCAAGCGCATCGTCTCCACCGTCGCGGTCGCGCCGCAGGCGCTGGCGCGCGCGGCGGGCTTCGAGATTCCAGCAGACCGCAAGTTTATAATGGTGGAGAGCGAGGGCATCGGACCGCAGTTCAAATTCTCTGGAGAGAAGCTGACGACGCTGCTCACCGTCTACCGCTACGAGGGCGAATTCGAGAACGCGCTTAAGATGATGGACGAGATCTACAAGGTCGGGGGGCGCGGCCACAGCTGCGGCATCTACAGCTGGAACGACGATCATATCAACCGCCTCGCGCTGAGGGCGCCGGTGACGCGCATCATGGTGCGCCAGCCGCAGTCGAAGGCGAACGCCGGCAGCGCCGAGAACGGCATGGCTATGACCTCCAGCATGGGCTGCGGCACGTGGGGGGGCAACCAGGTGTCGGAGAACATCGCGCTCAAGCATTATATGAATTACACATGGGTGGCGAAGCCAATAATGAAGGATCAACCGGCGGAGGACGTCCTCTTCGGCGAATTCTACGACCCGGCGGTAACGAAGGAACAGGCCGAGATATAA
- a CDS encoding tripartite tricarboxylate transporter permease: MDLSYLMIPFTSPIIIALVAAGTFVGIYIGAIPGLSATMAVSLLVSLTFGWETNKAVAMMIGVFIGGVYGGSRSAILLNIPGAPAAVATALDGYPLAKKGLAGKAMGVATTQSFIGTVFGIIVLMFGAPFVAAFAMKFSSVDYMLLAFMGMMMVGSLGCKSMTRGIVAASLGIFLGTVGMDPLTAVTRFTFGNTYLNSGVNFIVALIGLFGAAEAISQMTEMGVEPIKQKIDRIIPSFSETKKYIPLTIRSAIVGVLVGALPGAGGDIAALLTYDQAKRTVRNPEVPFGEGAVEGIVAPETANNAAIGGAFIPMLTLGIPGDAVTAVLIGALTIHGLRPGPNLMTDNPQMFNVIVGCLWIGAICLLIFGLTGIKIFTKVVEIPKPILMPTILILSVIGSYAINNSLYDIFWMLGFGVLGYFMKRFDYPIGPMVLGVILCRLMETNLLRGLMLHGSAFGLILSIFKSPISVCLFALMIFLLATNSNTYRNWKKKRDEAKVAERCKA; the protein is encoded by the coding sequence ATGGATTTAAGTTATCTGATGATTCCATTCACGAGCCCGATAATAATAGCTCTTGTAGCGGCGGGAACTTTTGTTGGGATATATATAGGCGCGATTCCCGGGCTTTCCGCAACGATGGCGGTCTCACTTCTCGTTTCGCTGACGTTCGGTTGGGAGACTAATAAAGCCGTTGCAATGATGATCGGTGTGTTTATCGGCGGCGTTTATGGCGGCTCACGTTCTGCGATACTGCTGAATATTCCCGGAGCGCCTGCGGCGGTGGCGACCGCGCTGGACGGCTATCCGCTTGCGAAAAAGGGCCTAGCCGGCAAAGCTATGGGCGTTGCAACGACTCAGAGCTTCATTGGAACGGTATTCGGAATAATAGTGCTGATGTTCGGCGCGCCTTTTGTTGCGGCGTTTGCAATGAAATTCTCTTCAGTCGACTATATGCTGCTTGCGTTTATGGGTATGATGATGGTTGGTAGCCTAGGTTGCAAATCTATGACGCGCGGCATTGTCGCGGCAAGTCTCGGCATCTTCCTCGGGACAGTTGGGATGGATCCGCTTACTGCCGTCACACGCTTTACGTTCGGTAACACCTATCTTAATTCTGGGGTCAATTTCATCGTTGCGCTCATTGGGCTCTTCGGAGCGGCGGAGGCAATATCGCAGATGACGGAAATGGGAGTTGAGCCGATAAAGCAGAAGATCGACAGGATCATCCCCTCTTTCAGCGAAACTAAAAAATATATACCGCTCACCATTCGTTCGGCAATCGTCGGTGTACTGGTCGGGGCTCTGCCCGGCGCCGGCGGTGATATAGCGGCGCTTCTGACCTATGACCAGGCTAAGCGTACTGTACGTAATCCCGAGGTGCCGTTCGGCGAAGGCGCCGTAGAAGGCATAGTCGCGCCTGAAACGGCGAACAACGCGGCGATAGGAGGCGCCTTCATCCCGATGTTGACGCTTGGCATACCAGGCGACGCGGTAACGGCGGTGCTGATAGGCGCTCTGACGATTCACGGGCTACGCCCGGGGCCGAACCTGATGACGGATAATCCGCAAATGTTCAACGTGATAGTAGGCTGTCTGTGGATCGGCGCGATATGCCTCCTGATATTCGGGCTGACCGGCATAAAAATATTCACGAAAGTCGTAGAGATACCCAAGCCTATACTCATGCCGACAATACTTATCCTCTCGGTGATAGGTTCCTACGCCATCAACAACAGCCTTTACGATATATTCTGGATGCTCGGCTTTGGCGTTCTTGGATATTTCATGAAGCGCTTCGATTATCCTATAGGTCCGATGGTCCTCGGTGTAATACTGTGCCGGTTGATGGAGACAAACCTGCTGCGCGGCCTTATGCTGCACGGCTCGGCGTTCGGCCTTATCCTGAGTATATTTAAAAGCCCGATTTCTGTGTGCCTGTTTGCGCTGATGATCTTTCTGCTCGCCACTAACAGCAATACCTACAGGAATTGGAAGAAAAAACGCGATGAAGCTAAGGTTGCAGAGCGCTGTAAAGCTTAA
- the speE gene encoding polyamine aminopropyltransferase, producing the protein MELWYTEEHTPTVRFSIKVKKQLFGGKSPFQQVDVFDSEEFGRFFTLDGLMMLTEKDEFIYHEMIVHVPMATNPDVRRVLVIGGGDGGTVRELSRYKTIEKVDMVDIDEMVVKVCRELLPFTSNKLDDPRVTLYFEDGLKFVRTVEEKYDLIIVDSTDPFGPGEGLFTKEFYGNCCKILNDDGILVNQHENPYYDSYRASMRRAHRRIEDFFPICRVYQAHIPTYPSGHWLFGFASKKFDPLEIDAEAWNALGLETNYYNTDIHRGAFMLPNYVKRELELEN; encoded by the coding sequence ATGGAGCTTTGGTATACGGAAGAACACACGCCGACGGTACGCTTTTCGATAAAGGTGAAAAAACAGCTCTTCGGGGGCAAAAGCCCCTTCCAACAGGTAGACGTCTTCGATTCGGAGGAGTTCGGGCGCTTCTTCACGCTCGACGGCCTGATGATGCTCACCGAAAAGGACGAGTTCATCTATCATGAGATGATCGTCCACGTGCCTATGGCGACGAACCCGGACGTCAGGCGCGTGCTCGTGATAGGCGGCGGCGACGGCGGCACCGTGCGCGAGCTCTCGCGCTACAAAACGATCGAGAAGGTCGACATGGTGGATATAGACGAGATGGTCGTCAAGGTCTGCCGCGAATTGCTGCCCTTCACGTCGAACAAGCTGGACGACCCGCGCGTCACGCTGTACTTTGAGGACGGCCTCAAATTCGTGCGCACCGTGGAAGAAAAATACGACCTTATAATAGTCGATTCGACCGACCCCTTCGGCCCGGGCGAGGGGCTCTTCACGAAGGAATTCTACGGGAACTGCTGCAAAATTCTGAACGACGACGGCATACTCGTCAATCAGCATGAAAACCCCTACTACGATTCCTACCGCGCGTCGATGAGGCGCGCGCATCGGCGCATCGAAGACTTCTTCCCGATCTGCCGCGTCTATCAGGCGCATATACCGACATATCCGTCGGGGCACTGGCTCTTCGGCTTCGCATCGAAGAAGTTCGACCCGCTCGAAATCGACGCCGAGGCGTGGAACGCGCTCGGCCTCGAAACGAACTATTACAACACGGACATACACCGCGGCGCCTTCATGCTGCCGAACTACGTGAAACGCGAGCTCGAACTGGAAAATTAA
- the dctP gene encoding TRAP transporter substrate-binding protein DctP produces MKKFTVLMAALFAFAAMAGSAAAAEKIVFRFAGQQPTEHLCTKMMHDFAKEIGEKTKGRVEIKVFPANQLGSYELVMEELIRGTVDMSVTSFASGFDPRFDVIYTNGIVSSYDEAKKVFMPGAWLPNKLVELGKPLGVNVLGSYIEGFIGIASRKPLKEPLNPKVDKGVLVRVANMDVYNLGAKAMGFRTITIPWADIYQSMQTGVCDAVDGMSTAAAFTTLGDVMKYWYATNYSFEYLPLMVSEKAWKKLSPEDQKIFREAAKNFTLKSISTAQSEDTKYMQLMEKKGIKVFRYTDKELKPIKQACVGIWDELGKRGLTPELMKGLREHLGK; encoded by the coding sequence ATGAAGAAGTTCACAGTACTTATGGCGGCGTTATTCGCCTTTGCGGCGATGGCCGGCTCGGCGGCGGCCGCCGAGAAGATCGTATTCCGCTTTGCGGGACAGCAGCCTACGGAGCACCTCTGCACAAAGATGATGCACGACTTTGCGAAGGAAATCGGCGAGAAGACGAAAGGACGCGTCGAAATCAAGGTCTTCCCGGCGAATCAGCTCGGCAGCTACGAACTCGTAATGGAAGAGCTCATCCGCGGCACCGTCGATATGTCCGTAACGTCGTTCGCAAGCGGCTTTGACCCGCGCTTCGACGTCATCTACACGAACGGGATCGTCAGCAGCTACGACGAGGCGAAAAAGGTATTCATGCCCGGCGCGTGGCTCCCGAATAAGCTCGTAGAGCTCGGCAAGCCGCTCGGCGTAAACGTTCTCGGCTCGTATATCGAAGGCTTTATCGGCATCGCTTCGAGGAAGCCCCTCAAGGAACCGCTCAACCCGAAGGTGGACAAGGGCGTCCTCGTCCGCGTGGCCAACATGGACGTTTACAACCTCGGCGCGAAGGCCATGGGCTTCCGCACGATCACAATCCCCTGGGCCGACATTTATCAGTCGATGCAGACCGGCGTCTGCGACGCGGTCGACGGCATGTCTACGGCGGCGGCCTTCACTACGCTCGGCGACGTCATGAAGTACTGGTACGCGACGAACTACTCCTTCGAATACCTCCCGCTGATGGTCAGCGAAAAGGCCTGGAAGAAACTTTCGCCCGAAGATCAGAAGATATTCAGGGAAGCCGCGAAGAACTTCACGCTTAAATCGATCAGCACGGCCCAGTCCGAAGATACTAAATACATGCAGCTGATGGAGAAGAAGGGCATCAAGGTCTTCAGGTATACAGACAAAGAGCTTAAACCGATCAAACAGGCCTGCGTAGGCATCTGGGACGAGCTCGGCAAGAGGGGGCTCACGCCGGAGCTTATGAAAGGGCTCAGAGAGCACCTCGGCAAGTAA
- the epsC gene encoding serine O-acetyltransferase EpsC — MGIWRYIKCDYEAAKRNDPAIPDGLRGFFEVVFCTPGFLAITAHRGIHFLHSALHIPVLPRFVSLLVRWWTGIEIHPAAQIGEGFFIDHGAGVVIGETTIVGKNVVLYQGVTLGGTGNEKCHKRHPTLGDNVFVGSGAKILGPITIGSNSRIGANSVVLKDVPAKATVTGMRARIVKVDGKQVGGGSSGFSQEELLSRVIRLEEEVYYLRGELKEMRGEAPVEERASGEGLDVEVMHGSSVIGGAHKFTYQSDISKK, encoded by the coding sequence ATGGGCATATGGAGGTACATAAAGTGCGACTACGAGGCTGCGAAGCGGAACGATCCGGCCATTCCCGACGGGCTGCGCGGATTTTTTGAAGTGGTCTTCTGCACGCCGGGCTTTCTTGCGATAACGGCGCACAGAGGTATACATTTCCTTCATTCGGCGCTGCATATTCCGGTGCTGCCGCGCTTCGTCTCGCTCTTAGTGCGCTGGTGGACGGGCATAGAGATACATCCCGCCGCGCAGATCGGCGAGGGCTTCTTCATCGACCACGGCGCGGGCGTCGTCATAGGCGAGACGACGATAGTCGGCAAAAACGTCGTGCTCTATCAGGGCGTCACGCTCGGCGGCACTGGCAACGAAAAATGCCATAAAAGGCACCCGACGCTCGGCGACAACGTTTTTGTCGGCAGCGGCGCGAAGATATTAGGCCCGATCACGATAGGCTCTAATTCGCGAATCGGCGCGAACAGCGTGGTGCTGAAGGACGTTCCGGCAAAAGCCACCGTGACGGGCATGAGGGCGCGCATCGTCAAGGTCGACGGTAAGCAGGTCGGCGGCGGCTCGTCGGGCTTTTCGCAGGAGGAACTCCTCTCGCGCGTCATCCGCCTCGAAGAGGAAGTATATTATCTGCGCGGCGAGTTGAAAGAGATGAGGGGCGAAGCGCCGGTCGAGGAGAGGGCGTCGGGCGAAGGGCTCGACGTCGAAGTGATGCACGGAAGCTCAGTGATAGGGGGTGCTCATAAGTTTACATATCAATCTGATATATCAAAAAAATAA
- a CDS encoding TIGR04076 family protein, translating into MKRVKITVLKTTFDRELAAEYGAEGLGACPMLKEGQVFYADYAKPGGFCDEAWKAIYQYAFALAHGAGKGLFYYGDWIRKPSVAICSCNDGLRPVIFKLEATDEESHIDYEAVR; encoded by the coding sequence ATGAAGAGGGTGAAGATAACGGTCCTCAAGACGACCTTCGACAGGGAGCTCGCCGCCGAATACGGCGCGGAAGGGCTCGGCGCCTGCCCGATGCTGAAAGAAGGGCAGGTATTCTACGCCGACTACGCGAAGCCCGGCGGCTTCTGCGACGAGGCGTGGAAGGCGATATATCAGTACGCCTTCGCGCTGGCGCACGGCGCGGGAAAGGGCTTATTCTACTACGGAGACTGGATAAGAAAGCCCAGCGTCGCGATATGCAGCTGCAACGACGGCCTGCGCCCCGTCATCTTCAAGCTCGAAGCGACGGACGAAGAATCGCATATCGATTACGAAGCCGTGAGATAG
- the speB gene encoding agmatinase, translating into MKTNIRGFIGCDAGYEEAQAVLFGAPFDSTTSFRPGARFGPAAMRAESFGMETYSPYQMRELEELSLFDAGDLDLPFGNAAAALGEIEGAAAEILRDGKLPCLIGGEHLVTLGSVRAAAKKFPELRLIHFDAHADLRDEYMGERLSHASVMRRCHDLLGDGRIFQFGIRSGCKEEMAWAHGRVKMEKFRADTAAEAAREIGEAPVYITVDLDVIDPSEFPGTGTPEAGGLCFSELLDALLSLRGFDVKAFDVCELSPHYDRSGVSTALACKTLREMLLAYL; encoded by the coding sequence ATGAAGACGAACATACGGGGGTTCATCGGTTGCGACGCGGGGTACGAGGAGGCGCAAGCCGTGCTCTTCGGCGCGCCCTTCGACTCCACCACCTCCTTCCGCCCCGGCGCGCGCTTCGGCCCCGCCGCGATGCGCGCCGAATCGTTCGGCATGGAGACATACAGCCCCTATCAGATGAGAGAGCTTGAAGAGCTCTCCCTCTTCGACGCCGGCGACCTCGATCTGCCCTTCGGCAACGCGGCCGCAGCGCTCGGCGAAATAGAAGGGGCGGCGGCGGAAATACTGCGCGACGGCAAGCTCCCCTGCCTCATAGGCGGAGAGCACCTCGTGACGCTCGGGAGCGTGCGCGCCGCGGCGAAAAAATTCCCCGAGCTGCGCCTCATACACTTCGACGCGCACGCCGACCTCAGAGACGAGTACATGGGGGAAAGGCTCTCGCACGCGTCGGTGATGAGGCGCTGTCACGACCTGCTCGGCGACGGCAGGATATTCCAGTTCGGTATCCGCTCCGGCTGCAAGGAAGAAATGGCGTGGGCGCATGGGCGCGTTAAAATGGAAAAATTCCGCGCCGATACGGCCGCGGAAGCGGCCAGGGAAATCGGAGAGGCGCCGGTCTATATAACGGTAGACCTCGACGTGATCGACCCCTCGGAATTTCCCGGCACCGGCACGCCGGAGGCCGGCGGCCTGTGCTTCTCCGAGCTGCTCGACGCGCTGCTTTCGCTGCGCGGGTTCGACGTGAAGGCCTTCGACGTATGCGAGCTCTCGCCGCATTACGACCGTTCGGGAGTCTCCACCGCCCTCGCGTGCAAAACGCTGCGCGAAATGCTCCTCGCCTACCTTTGA
- a CDS encoding Bug family tripartite tricarboxylate transporter substrate binding protein, which produces MRKFSILIALILAMAVSACAFAAYPEKNINCVIQWGAGGGTDSLMRPLCSLAEKEVGKSLVMQNMTGGTGSIATQFVYDKPADGYTLLLGAENPALYQVLNISKLTYGDFEPVFLIGDETTGIIVRKGSKYKTFTDIVKDAKANPGKVKISTTGAGGLPWEMGAFITSVTGATFAQIPYDSDASARTAVINGECDFTVCKVQSGIESHKAGAIVFLTMFAKQPVAAMPEIPIVTKEYPDFDQYLPWGPFYGIFAKKGTDPAKIKFLSAAFAKAFQDLTYKDVLSKFNINALGYAGADAKKYITGWQSNTISALKKSGAVK; this is translated from the coding sequence ATGAGAAAATTTTCCATACTTATCGCACTAATCCTGGCAATGGCTGTCAGCGCCTGCGCGTTTGCAGCATACCCCGAGAAAAATATCAACTGCGTCATACAGTGGGGCGCCGGCGGAGGGACCGACTCGCTCATGCGCCCTCTCTGCTCATTAGCCGAGAAGGAGGTCGGCAAGAGCCTTGTAATGCAGAATATGACCGGCGGTACCGGATCGATAGCCACACAGTTCGTGTATGACAAGCCGGCTGACGGTTACACTCTTCTTCTCGGCGCCGAGAATCCTGCGCTTTACCAGGTACTTAACATCTCAAAGCTCACCTATGGCGACTTTGAACCTGTATTCCTTATAGGCGACGAAACGACGGGAATCATCGTAAGGAAGGGTTCGAAGTATAAGACATTTACAGATATCGTAAAGGACGCGAAGGCCAACCCAGGCAAAGTCAAGATATCGACTACAGGCGCCGGCGGCCTGCCGTGGGAAATGGGCGCTTTTATCACAAGCGTTACCGGCGCGACATTTGCGCAGATTCCCTATGACAGCGACGCTTCTGCAAGGACGGCTGTCATAAATGGAGAATGCGACTTCACGGTATGCAAGGTCCAGTCAGGTATCGAATCGCACAAAGCGGGTGCGATAGTATTCCTCACGATGTTCGCAAAACAGCCTGTAGCTGCAATGCCGGAAATCCCGATCGTAACAAAGGAATACCCCGATTTCGATCAGTATCTCCCATGGGGTCCCTTCTACGGAATCTTTGCTAAGAAGGGCACAGACCCCGCCAAGATAAAATTCCTAAGCGCCGCGTTTGCCAAGGCTTTCCAAGACCTAACGTACAAGGATGTCCTTTCGAAATTCAACATCAACGCACTCGGCTACGCAGGAGCTGACGCCAAAAAGTATATCACCGGCTGGCAGTCGAACACGATCAGCGCTCTTAAGAAGAGCGGCGCCGTGAAATAA
- a CDS encoding IclR family transcriptional regulator gives MAEDSVRSVERAFAILKAFTRDDYKLSLSEIAERINLPVTTSLRIAATLEGLNILQRHSDRTYSLGSQLYLLGSIAKANFRPQQIIYPYMKEIRDETKEAVSLYGVAGEYRVCYEQLESLLTVRCVMRVGDRMPLWAGAGSRALLAFLGDEVIEREVKKAYKITENTIYEPEKLRKSLADVRTLGYAISRAERDEGILSIAVPVFNRRGDIVFSFSVAGPTQRFSEEYAMSLIPKIQAMCREIANQL, from the coding sequence ATGGCTGAAGATTCGGTCCGTTCTGTGGAAAGGGCTTTCGCGATATTGAAGGCTTTCACGCGCGACGACTACAAGTTGTCTCTGAGCGAGATAGCGGAAAGGATAAATCTGCCCGTCACTACGTCGCTGAGGATCGCCGCGACGCTCGAAGGGCTGAATATATTGCAGCGCCACAGCGACCGCACGTATTCGCTCGGCAGCCAGCTATATCTGCTCGGTAGCATCGCGAAGGCAAACTTCCGGCCGCAGCAAATCATCTACCCCTATATGAAGGAGATAAGGGACGAGACGAAAGAGGCCGTATCGCTTTACGGCGTCGCCGGCGAATACCGCGTCTGCTACGAACAGCTTGAGAGCCTTCTGACGGTGCGCTGCGTGATGAGGGTCGGCGACAGGATGCCGCTCTGGGCGGGAGCGGGCAGCAGAGCGCTGCTCGCCTTCCTCGGCGACGAGGTGATAGAGCGCGAGGTAAAGAAGGCCTACAAGATAACGGAAAACACGATATACGAGCCGGAAAAGCTGCGCAAAAGCCTCGCCGACGTGCGCACGCTCGGCTACGCGATCAGCAGGGCGGAGCGCGACGAGGGCATCCTCTCGATAGCCGTGCCGGTCTTCAACAGGCGCGGCGATATCGTCTTCTCCTTCTCGGTCGCCGGGCCGACGCAGCGTTTCTCGGAAGAATACGCGATGAGCCTTATACCGAAGATTCAGGCGATGTGCAGGGAGATAGCCAATCAGCTGTAG